A stretch of Ipomoea triloba cultivar NCNSP0323 chromosome 13, ASM357664v1 DNA encodes these proteins:
- the LOC116001686 gene encoding dynamin-related protein 1E-like isoform X1 encodes MTPPQTCSRGALLPPTPTQQQQSRNIKTHLIISNYHTNYNNLIKLDSVTTPTLPFSASASPLLLLLLLLLPLLVSFVSKKERALSRTVRVSALRGMEGLIALVNRIQKACTILGDYGDDRSLPTLWDALPTIVVLGGQSSGKSSVLESIVGRDFLPRGSGIVTRRPLILQLYKIEPGQQEYAQFLHSGNRRFTDFSLVRKEIQDETDRVTGKTKQISPLPINLSIYSPNVVNLTLVDLPGLTKVAVEGQPESIVREIEDMVRSYVEKPNCIILAITPANQDVATSDAIKIAREVDPSGERTIGVLTKIDLMDKGTNALDVLEGRSYRLQNPWVGIVNRSQADINRNVDMMVSRHNEREFFARSPEYRHLASRMGSEYLAKLLSKHLESVIKARIPAILSLINRSIDELETELSHLGRPVTVDAGAQLYTILELCRAFNRVFKEHLEGGRPGGDRIYGVFDYQLPAAFRKLPLDRHLSLQNVKKVVTEADGYQPHLIAPEQGYKRLIDGALNYFRGPAEAAVDAVHFILKELVRKSIGETQELRRFPTLQTDISNAANEALERFRDDSRRTVLRMVDMESSYLTVDFFRKLPQEVDKVGNPTVSTADRYTEGHFRRISLNVSAYTGMVCETLQNTIPKAVVYCQVREAKRTLLDHFYTQLGKMEGRELSQILDEDPVLMERRQKCSRRLELYKSARDEIDRVLWAR; translated from the exons ATGACCCCTCCCCAGACGTGTTCACGTGGCGCACTCCTTCCGCCAACTCCaacccaacaacaacaatcccGAAATATCAAAACACATTTAATAATTTCTAATTATCAcactaattataataatttgataaaattagattCCGTTACAACTCCTACCCTCCCCTTCTCCGCCTCTGCTTCGCCACTTCTACTACTCCTCCTCCTACTCCTGCCGCTGCTCGTTAGCTTCGTCTCGAAGAAAGAGAGAGCGCTGTCTCGAACCGTCAGGGTTTCGGCTTTGCGCGGAATGGAAGGTTTGATTGCGCTTGTCAACAGGATTCAGAAGGCCTGTACGATCCTCGGCGACTATGGCGATGATCGGAGTTTGCCTACTCTATGGGACGCTCTCCCTACCATCGTTGTCCTCGGCGGCCAa AGTTCCGGGAAGTCGTCAGTGTTGGAGAGTATTGTCGGGCGTGATTTTCTTCCTAGAGGATCAG GAATTGTGACAAGAAGGCCACTTATTTTGCAACTTTACAAGATAGAGCCAGGACAACAGGAGTACGCACAGTTCCTTCATTCTGGAAATAGAAGATTTACAGATTTTT CTTTGGTCAGAAAGGAGATCCAAGATGAAACTGACAGAGTTACTGGAAAGACAAAGCAGATCTCTCCTCTTCCTATTAATCTTAGCATTTACTCTCCAAATG TTGTTAACTTGACATTGGTAGATTTACCTGGGCTGACTAAGGTTGCTGTAG AGGGGCAGCCCGAAAGTATTGTTCGGGAAATTGAAGACATGGTTCGATCATATGTTGAGAAG CCAAACTGCATCATCTTAGCCATAACCCCAGCCAATCAAGATGTTGCAACATCTGATGCTATTAAGATAGCTCGAGAAGTTGACCCATCAG GCGAACGTACAATTGGTGTGTTAACGAAGATTGATTTGATGGACAAGGGTACAAATGCATTGGAt GTTCTTGAAGGAAGATCTTATCGGCTTCAAAATCCTTGGGTTGGAATTGTGAATCGTTCACAGGCTGATATTAACAGAAATGTTGATATGATGGTTTCAAGGCATAATGAGCGAGAATTTTTTGCTAGAAGTCCCGAGTACAGACACTTGGCCAGCCGAATGGGATCAGAGTATCTTGCAAAACTGCTTTCAAAG CACCTAGAATCTGTGATTAAGGCTCGCATACCAGCTATATTGTCTCTGATTAATAGAAGCATTGATGAACTTGAAACTGAGTTGAGTCATCTTGGCAGACCTGTCACTGTTGATGCAGGG GCCCAGTTATATACTATTTTGGAACTCTGCCGGGCATTTAATCGGGTATTTAAGGAGCATCTTGAAGGAGG GCGGCCTGGAGGAGATCGGATTTATGGAGTTTTTGACTACCAGCTCCCTGCAGCTTTTAGGAAACTTCCATTGGATCGCCATCTCTCACTGCAAAATGTAAAGAAAGTTGTCACTGAGGCTGATGGCTACCAACCTCATCTGATAGCACCAGAACAAGGCTATAAGCGCCTCATAGATGGTGCCCTTAATTATTTCAGAGGTCCAGCAGAAGCTGCAGTGGATGCG GTCCACTTCATCTTGAAGGAGCTTGTGAGGAAGTCAATAGGAGAAACTCAG GAATTGAGGCGCTTTCCAACTCTTCAAACAGATATATCAAATGCAGCAAATGAAGCATTAGAAAGGTTTCGTGACGATAGTCGAAGGACTGTATTGCGAATGGTAGACATGGAATCTTCATACCTGACGGTGGATTTCTTCCGGAAACTGCCACAGGAGGTTGACAAGGTAGGAAACCCAACTGTTTCTACAGCTGATAGGTACACAGAAGGACACTTCAGAAGAATAAGCTTAAATGTTTCTGCGTACACTGGAATGGTGTGCGAAACCCTCCAGAACACCATCCCAAAAGCTGTTGTTTACTGTCAAGTCCGAGAAGCCAAGCGCACTTTACTGGATCATTTTTATACTCAACTTGGTAAAATGGAG GGCCGTGAGCTTTCTCAGATATTAGATGAAGATCCAGTGTTGATGGAGAGGAGGCAGAAATGCTCACGAAGGCTTGAGTTGTACAAATCTGCAAGAGATGAAATAGACAGAGTGTTGTGGGCAAGATGA
- the LOC116001686 gene encoding dynamin-related protein 1E-like isoform X2: protein MTPPQTCSRGALLPPTPTQQQQSRNIKTHLIISNYHTNYNNLIKLDSVTTPTLPFSASASPLLLLLLLLLPLLVSFVSKKERALSRTVRVSALRGMEGLIALVNRIQKACTILGDYGDDRSLPTLWDALPTIVVLGGQSSGKSSVLESIVGRDFLPRGSGIVTRRPLILQLYKIEPGQQEYAQFLHSGNRRFTDFSLVRKEIQDETDRVTGKTKQISPLPINLSIYSPNVVNLTLVDLPGLTKVAVEGQPESIVREIEDMVRSYVEKPNCIILAITPANQDVATSDAIKIAREVDPSGERTIGVLTKIDLMDKGTNALDVLEGRSYRLQNPWVGIVNRSQADINRNVDMMVSRHNEREFFARSPEYRHLASRMGSEYLAKLLSKHLESVIKARIPAILSLINRSIDELETELSHLGRPVTVDAGAQLYTILELCRAFNRVFKEHLEGGRPGGDRIYGVFDYQLPAAFRKLPLDRHLSLQNVKKVVTEADGYQPHLIAPEQGYKRLIDGALNYFRGPAEAAVDAVHFILKELVRKSIGETQELRRFPTLQTDISNAANEALERFRDDSRRTVLRMVDMESSYLTVDFFRKLPQEVDKVGNPTVSTADRYTEGHFRRISLNVSAYTGMVCETLQNTIPKAVVYCQVREAKRTLLDHFYTQLGKMEVHL from the exons ATGACCCCTCCCCAGACGTGTTCACGTGGCGCACTCCTTCCGCCAACTCCaacccaacaacaacaatcccGAAATATCAAAACACATTTAATAATTTCTAATTATCAcactaattataataatttgataaaattagattCCGTTACAACTCCTACCCTCCCCTTCTCCGCCTCTGCTTCGCCACTTCTACTACTCCTCCTCCTACTCCTGCCGCTGCTCGTTAGCTTCGTCTCGAAGAAAGAGAGAGCGCTGTCTCGAACCGTCAGGGTTTCGGCTTTGCGCGGAATGGAAGGTTTGATTGCGCTTGTCAACAGGATTCAGAAGGCCTGTACGATCCTCGGCGACTATGGCGATGATCGGAGTTTGCCTACTCTATGGGACGCTCTCCCTACCATCGTTGTCCTCGGCGGCCAa AGTTCCGGGAAGTCGTCAGTGTTGGAGAGTATTGTCGGGCGTGATTTTCTTCCTAGAGGATCAG GAATTGTGACAAGAAGGCCACTTATTTTGCAACTTTACAAGATAGAGCCAGGACAACAGGAGTACGCACAGTTCCTTCATTCTGGAAATAGAAGATTTACAGATTTTT CTTTGGTCAGAAAGGAGATCCAAGATGAAACTGACAGAGTTACTGGAAAGACAAAGCAGATCTCTCCTCTTCCTATTAATCTTAGCATTTACTCTCCAAATG TTGTTAACTTGACATTGGTAGATTTACCTGGGCTGACTAAGGTTGCTGTAG AGGGGCAGCCCGAAAGTATTGTTCGGGAAATTGAAGACATGGTTCGATCATATGTTGAGAAG CCAAACTGCATCATCTTAGCCATAACCCCAGCCAATCAAGATGTTGCAACATCTGATGCTATTAAGATAGCTCGAGAAGTTGACCCATCAG GCGAACGTACAATTGGTGTGTTAACGAAGATTGATTTGATGGACAAGGGTACAAATGCATTGGAt GTTCTTGAAGGAAGATCTTATCGGCTTCAAAATCCTTGGGTTGGAATTGTGAATCGTTCACAGGCTGATATTAACAGAAATGTTGATATGATGGTTTCAAGGCATAATGAGCGAGAATTTTTTGCTAGAAGTCCCGAGTACAGACACTTGGCCAGCCGAATGGGATCAGAGTATCTTGCAAAACTGCTTTCAAAG CACCTAGAATCTGTGATTAAGGCTCGCATACCAGCTATATTGTCTCTGATTAATAGAAGCATTGATGAACTTGAAACTGAGTTGAGTCATCTTGGCAGACCTGTCACTGTTGATGCAGGG GCCCAGTTATATACTATTTTGGAACTCTGCCGGGCATTTAATCGGGTATTTAAGGAGCATCTTGAAGGAGG GCGGCCTGGAGGAGATCGGATTTATGGAGTTTTTGACTACCAGCTCCCTGCAGCTTTTAGGAAACTTCCATTGGATCGCCATCTCTCACTGCAAAATGTAAAGAAAGTTGTCACTGAGGCTGATGGCTACCAACCTCATCTGATAGCACCAGAACAAGGCTATAAGCGCCTCATAGATGGTGCCCTTAATTATTTCAGAGGTCCAGCAGAAGCTGCAGTGGATGCG GTCCACTTCATCTTGAAGGAGCTTGTGAGGAAGTCAATAGGAGAAACTCAG GAATTGAGGCGCTTTCCAACTCTTCAAACAGATATATCAAATGCAGCAAATGAAGCATTAGAAAGGTTTCGTGACGATAGTCGAAGGACTGTATTGCGAATGGTAGACATGGAATCTTCATACCTGACGGTGGATTTCTTCCGGAAACTGCCACAGGAGGTTGACAAGGTAGGAAACCCAACTGTTTCTACAGCTGATAGGTACACAGAAGGACACTTCAGAAGAATAAGCTTAAATGTTTCTGCGTACACTGGAATGGTGTGCGAAACCCTCCAGAACACCATCCCAAAAGCTGTTGTTTACTGTCAAGTCCGAGAAGCCAAGCGCACTTTACTGGATCATTTTTATACTCAACTTGGTAAAATGGAG GTGCATTTGTAG